A single window of Streptomyces griseoviridis DNA harbors:
- a CDS encoding DUF5994 family protein, translated as MITVRLLADTCGVPVVPGTAVLRWETTATRTGAFDGAWWPRNRDLASQLSELLDALTARLGPLARVGLDASDWDETPGHVHVGDHMVRVDWSAVSDNTMIVTRGEQDHFLFLVIPPGTRPGPAHAAMEMAVRDGNALSAEQILTVTGVRGPVRTGTLHTAPG; from the coding sequence ATGATCACGGTCAGGCTGCTCGCCGACACCTGCGGGGTTCCCGTCGTTCCCGGTACCGCTGTGCTGCGGTGGGAGACGACAGCCACGCGCACCGGCGCCTTCGACGGCGCCTGGTGGCCACGCAATCGCGACCTCGCGAGCCAGTTGTCGGAGCTGCTCGACGCCTTGACGGCGAGGCTCGGCCCGCTGGCCAGGGTGGGGCTCGACGCGAGCGACTGGGACGAGACGCCGGGCCATGTACACGTCGGCGACCACATGGTCCGCGTCGACTGGTCCGCCGTGAGCGACAACACCATGATCGTCACCCGTGGCGAACAGGACCACTTCCTGTTCCTGGTGATCCCGCCCGGCACCCGTCCGGGCCCCGCGCACGCGGCGATGGAGATGGCGGTGCGGGACGGCAACGCCCTGTCGGCCGAGCAGATCCTCACCGTCACCGGCGTGCGCGGGCCGGTACGGACCGGCACGCTCCACACCGCGCCCGGCTGA